Proteins encoded within one genomic window of Bos indicus x Bos taurus breed Angus x Brahman F1 hybrid chromosome 18, Bos_hybrid_MaternalHap_v2.0, whole genome shotgun sequence:
- the TEAD2 gene encoding transcriptional enhancer factor TEF-4 isoform X1: MGEPRAGAPLDDGSGWTGSEEGSEEGTGGSEGAGGDGGPDAEGVWSPDIEQSFQEALAIYPPCGRRKIILSDEGKMYGRNELIARYIKLRTGKTRTRKQVSSHIQVLARRKSREIQSKLKALNVDQVSKDKAFQTMATMSSAQLISAPSLQAKLGPAGPQTPELFQFWSGSSGPPWNVPDVKPFSQTPFSLSLTPPSTDLPGYEPPQALSPPALPPPAPSPPAWQARALGTARLQLVEFSAFVEPPDATDSYQRHLFVHISQHCPSPGAPPLESVDVRQIYDKFPEKKGGLRELYDRGPPHAFFLVKFWADLNWGPSGEEVGAGGSSGGFYGVSSQYESLEHMTLTCSSKVCSFGKQVVEKVETERAQLEDGRFVYRLLRSPMCEYLVNFLHKLRQLPERYMMNSVLENFTILQVVTNRDTQELLLCTAYVFEVSTSERGAQHHIYRLVRD, from the exons AGTCCAGACATCGAGCAGAGCTTCCAGGAGGCCCTGGCCATCTACCCGCCCTGTGGCCGGCGGAAAATCATCCTGTCTGATGAAGGCAAGATGTATG GTCGGAATGAACTGATTGCCCGCTACATCAAGCTGAGGACGGGAAAGACCCGAACTCGCAAACAG GTCTCTAGTCACATCCAGGTTTTGGCCCGAAGGAAATCGAGGGAAATCCAGTCCAAGCTCAAG GCCCTGAATGTG GACCAGGTTTCCAAGGACAAGGCTTTCCAGACAATGGCCACCATGTCCTCTGCCCAGCTCATCTCAGCACCTTCCCTGCAGGCCAAACTGGGTCCCGCCGGTCCTCAG aCCCCGGAGCTTTTCCAGTTTTGGTCGGGGAGTTCTGGGCCCCCGTGGAATGTTCCTGA tgTGAAGCCCTTCTCGCAGACACCGTTCTCCTTGTCACTGACTCCTCCATCTACTGACCTCCCAG GGTACGAGCCCCCCCAAGCCCTCTCACCTCCCGCTTTGCCCCCACCTGCCCCATCACCCCCAGCCTGGCAGGCTCGGGCTCTGGGCACTGCTCGGTTGCAGCTGGTGGAGTTCTCGGCCTTTGTGGAACCACCGGATGCAACTGACTCT TACCAGAGGCACCTGTTTGTACACATCAGCCAGCACTGCCCCAGCCCTGGAGCGCCCCCCCTCGAGAGTGTGGATGTCCGGCAGATCTACGACAAATTCCCTGAGAAAAAGGGCGGTCTGCGGGAGCTGTATGATCGTGGGCCCCCCCATGCCTTCTTCCTGGTCAAATTCTGG gcGGACTTGAACTGGGGCCCAAGTGGTGAGGAGGTGGGGGCAGGCGGCAGCAGCGGTGGCTTCTATGGAGTGAGCAGCCAGTATGAGAGCCTGGAACACATGACCCTCACCTGTTCCTCCAAGGTCTGCTCCTTCGGCAAGCAGGTGGTGGAGAAGGTGGAG ACGGAGCGTGCCCAGCTGGAGGATGGAAGGTTCGTGTACCGCCTGCTGCGCTCACCCATGTGCGAGTACCTGGTGAATTTTCTGCACAAATTGCGGCAGCTGCCCGAGCGTTATATGATGAACAGCGTCCTGGAGAACTTCACCATCCTGCAG GTGGTGACAAACAGAGACACCCAGGAACTGTTGCTCTGCACCGCCTATGTCTTTGAAGTCTCCACCAGTGAGCGGGGGGCCCAGCACCACATTTATCGCCTGGTCAGGGACTGA
- the TEAD2 gene encoding transcriptional enhancer factor TEF-4 isoform X2 — protein MGEPRAGAPLDDGSGWTGSEEGSEEGTGGSEGAGGDGGPDAEGVWSPDIEQSFQEALAIYPPCGRRKIILSDEGKMYGRNELIARYIKLRTGKTRTRKQVSSHIQVLARRKSREIQSKLKDQVSKDKAFQTMATMSSAQLISAPSLQAKLGPAGPQTPELFQFWSGSSGPPWNVPDVKPFSQTPFSLSLTPPSTDLPGYEPPQALSPPALPPPAPSPPAWQARALGTARLQLVEFSAFVEPPDATDSYQRHLFVHISQHCPSPGAPPLESVDVRQIYDKFPEKKGGLRELYDRGPPHAFFLVKFWADLNWGPSGEEVGAGGSSGGFYGVSSQYESLEHMTLTCSSKVCSFGKQVVEKVETERAQLEDGRFVYRLLRSPMCEYLVNFLHKLRQLPERYMMNSVLENFTILQVVTNRDTQELLLCTAYVFEVSTSERGAQHHIYRLVRD, from the exons AGTCCAGACATCGAGCAGAGCTTCCAGGAGGCCCTGGCCATCTACCCGCCCTGTGGCCGGCGGAAAATCATCCTGTCTGATGAAGGCAAGATGTATG GTCGGAATGAACTGATTGCCCGCTACATCAAGCTGAGGACGGGAAAGACCCGAACTCGCAAACAG GTCTCTAGTCACATCCAGGTTTTGGCCCGAAGGAAATCGAGGGAAATCCAGTCCAAGCTCAAG GACCAGGTTTCCAAGGACAAGGCTTTCCAGACAATGGCCACCATGTCCTCTGCCCAGCTCATCTCAGCACCTTCCCTGCAGGCCAAACTGGGTCCCGCCGGTCCTCAG aCCCCGGAGCTTTTCCAGTTTTGGTCGGGGAGTTCTGGGCCCCCGTGGAATGTTCCTGA tgTGAAGCCCTTCTCGCAGACACCGTTCTCCTTGTCACTGACTCCTCCATCTACTGACCTCCCAG GGTACGAGCCCCCCCAAGCCCTCTCACCTCCCGCTTTGCCCCCACCTGCCCCATCACCCCCAGCCTGGCAGGCTCGGGCTCTGGGCACTGCTCGGTTGCAGCTGGTGGAGTTCTCGGCCTTTGTGGAACCACCGGATGCAACTGACTCT TACCAGAGGCACCTGTTTGTACACATCAGCCAGCACTGCCCCAGCCCTGGAGCGCCCCCCCTCGAGAGTGTGGATGTCCGGCAGATCTACGACAAATTCCCTGAGAAAAAGGGCGGTCTGCGGGAGCTGTATGATCGTGGGCCCCCCCATGCCTTCTTCCTGGTCAAATTCTGG gcGGACTTGAACTGGGGCCCAAGTGGTGAGGAGGTGGGGGCAGGCGGCAGCAGCGGTGGCTTCTATGGAGTGAGCAGCCAGTATGAGAGCCTGGAACACATGACCCTCACCTGTTCCTCCAAGGTCTGCTCCTTCGGCAAGCAGGTGGTGGAGAAGGTGGAG ACGGAGCGTGCCCAGCTGGAGGATGGAAGGTTCGTGTACCGCCTGCTGCGCTCACCCATGTGCGAGTACCTGGTGAATTTTCTGCACAAATTGCGGCAGCTGCCCGAGCGTTATATGATGAACAGCGTCCTGGAGAACTTCACCATCCTGCAG GTGGTGACAAACAGAGACACCCAGGAACTGTTGCTCTGCACCGCCTATGTCTTTGAAGTCTCCACCAGTGAGCGGGGGGCCCAGCACCACATTTATCGCCTGGTCAGGGACTGA
- the CD37 gene encoding leukocyte antigen CD37, with protein MSAHDGCLSLVKYLLFVFNLFFFVLGSLIFCFGIWILIDKTSFVSFVGLSFMPLQIWSKVLAVSGILTMGLALLGCVGALKEFRCLLGLYFGTLLLLFATQITLGILISTQRVQLKKKVKDVVQKTIQNYRTHPEETAAEESWDYVQFQLRCCGWESPQDWFHIPSMRRNESEGDRVPCSCYNSSATNDSTIFDKISPQFSRLGSLAQPRHNVEVCSVPANSYIYQQGCERNLSNWLTNNLISIVGICLGVGLLELSFMTLSIFLCRNLDHVYDRLARYR; from the exons ATGTCAGCCCACGATGGCTGCCTCAGCCTCGTCAAGTACCTCCTCTTCGTCTTCAACCTCTTCTTCTTC GTCCTAGGCAGTCTTATCTTCTGCTTCGGCATCTGGATACTCATCGACAAAACCAGCTTCGTGTCCTTCGTGG GCTTGTCCTTCATGCCCTTGCAGATCTGGTCCAAGGTCCTGGCCGTCTCAGGAATCCTCACCATGGGTCTTGCCCTCCTGGGCTGTGTGGGGGCCCTGAAGGAGTTCCGCTGCCTCCTGGGCCTG tattttgggaCACTGCTGCTCCTGTTTGCCACACAGATCACCCTAGGAATCCTCATCTCCACTCAGAGAGTCCAG ctgaagaagaaagtgaaggacGTCGTGCAGAAGACCATCCAAAACTACCGCACTCATCCGGAGGAGACGGCGGCGGAGGAGAGCTGGGACTACGTGCAGTTTCAG CTGCGCTGCTGTGGCTGGGAGTCTCCTCAGGACTGGTTCCATATCCCCAGCATGAGACGCAACGAGTCCGAAGGGGACCGCGTGCCCTGCTCCTGCTATAACTCATCGGCGACCAACGACTCCACAATCTTCGATAAGATCTCCCCCCAGTTTAGCCGGCTCGGATCACTGGCGCAGCCCCGACACAATGTAGAAGTTTGCTCGGTCCCCGCGAACAGCTACATCTACCAACAG GGCTGCGAACGGAATCTCTCCAACTGGTTGACCAACAACCTCATCTCCATAGTGGGCATTTGTCTCGGCGTGGGTCTACTCGAG CTCAGCTTCATGACGCTCTCCATATTCCTGTGCAGAAACCTGGACCACGTCTACGATCGGCTCGCTCGGTACCGCTAG